CTTGATAAGGACTTCGATCTTATCCTTCAGTTGCCGACACTCATGTGTATTGCGTCTGGACGACTCATGGTATTcacaatatttatttttatcttTGCTTTGCCAAGATGACGGAGCCTCAGGTTTTCTAAACAACCCTCTATTTTTGTTTACCTCAAAGATGTGTTCAATAGAGGCGGCCAAAGGCATGTATCTGCCCATTCTTCTATTATAGCTTGAGGGAGGGCTCCATTCCATCCTTGTAATCGTGGCATTTACTCGATTCGGGCTTCGACTATCCCTTCGGTATCTTGGGCTTCGAGATCTGCCTCTTTTCCTTGCTCCGCCCCTCTGACTCATTTTCCAAGTCGTTTGCACCTCTGCCAGAGATTGTTTTATGGCCTTAAATGATTCCGCCAAAGCAAAGACATCCGCCATAGCAGCCGGGTCTTTTCCCTGCAAATGCTTCCAGAAATCCGAGCCGAACCTCAACCCTGCTATCAAAAAACTCTTTAAAGCTTCGTCCGAAGCACCTTTCACGTTGGTGGACTCAGTATTGAACCTTTTAAAGTAGGAGGTCAAGCTTTCATTTTCCCTTTGGTTGACGTTGGCAAGAGTTGTGACAGACGGAGCATATCTCACGGCGGCTTGGAACTTGATCAGGAACAGAGTCTTCATTTGATCTCAGGAAGTGATCACTCCCGGTCCGAGTTTTTGAAACCACTGCTGGGCGCTCTCCCTAAAAGTTGCCGCCAAGAGCCAATATCGAGCCAAGTCTAGGACTTGATACACGTCCATCTCCATATTAAATCGGCCCAAGAATTCCACAGGATCCGAACTTCCATGAAAACGGAGATTGCTAGTAGTGTTACGATATCCGGCCGGCAACTGCGCTTCTCTTACTGCCACCGAGAATGAGGAAAGAATTTCGGCCGTGGTTGTCACTCTGCCTTCCAAGTGGTTGAGCAGCCTTTTCAGATCATCCACGTTGAAGGTTCCCACACCCAGGATAGTTTGCATGTGAGGCTGTGGACCTTGGGGCTGAGGTGGAGGTACTACTACTTGATCTCCACCTGGAGGAGCTTATTGTTGGTTGGTGTTCTGGGCATCCTCGGGTATCACAATCACTTATGGGTTTTGACCTTGATATCCCCTAGATTTTCTTCTTGTCCTTGGTCGTGGCCCCGAGCCATCTCGTGATAATAATTTGCCATACGCCTATGATCATCATATTCGGCATAGTTATCGCTTTCTGCTCGATTATACCTGTGGGTATCCCTATGATCATGATAATTGTCGCGACGATATCCATCTAAGTATCTACCTCGACCCCCACCTC
The sequence above is drawn from the Apium graveolens cultivar Ventura chromosome 2, ASM990537v1, whole genome shotgun sequence genome and encodes:
- the LOC141696542 gene encoding uncharacterized protein LOC141696542, with the protein product MKTLFLIKFQAAVRYAPSVTTLANVNQRENESLTSYFKRFNTESTNVKGASDEALKSFLIAGLRFGSDFWKHLQGKDPAAMADVFALAESFKAIKQSLAEVQTTWKMSQRGGARKRGRSRSPRYRRDSRSPNRVNATITRMEWSPPSSYNRRMGRYMPLAASIEHIFEVNKNRGLFRKPEAPSSWQSKDKNKYCEYHESSRRNTHECRQLKDKIEVLIKEGYLRKWVVKVVRRHKDGANRIKEEGGQAPRGSNTEALEENRFF